One segment of Candidatus Stygibacter australis DNA contains the following:
- a CDS encoding peptidylprolyl isomerase: MKKYFILILIIIAGGVMLAENPVVNLSTNMGDITIELYADKAPITVENFLTYVKDGFYNDTVFHRVIAGFMIQGGGFIADGTQKKNMDPIKNEADNGLQNLEGTIAMARTQIVDSATSQFFINCKDNNFLDHGSRDFGYCVFGKVIKGMDVVKKIETNPTGAKKGMRDWPLEDVIIQSAQIVEAEKE; encoded by the coding sequence ATGAAAAAGTATTTTATTCTCATCCTAATTATTATCGCAGGAGGCGTTATGCTCGCAGAAAATCCCGTTGTTAATCTCTCCACAAATATGGGAGATATCACTATCGAACTTTATGCTGATAAAGCACCGATCACGGTAGAAAATTTCCTTACTTACGTAAAAGATGGATTTTATAATGATACGGTTTTCCACCGTGTGATAGCTGGTTTTATGATCCAGGGCGGAGGATTCATTGCCGATGGTACCCAGAAAAAAAACATGGATCCCATCAAAAATGAAGCTGATAATGGCTTGCAAAACCTTGAAGGTACAATTGCCATGGCTCGTACTCAGATAGTTGATTCTGCCACTTCTCAATTTTTTATCAATTGTAAAGATAATAATTTCCTCGATCATGGCTCTCGTGATTTTGGATATTGTGTTTTTGGTAAAGTCATCAAAGGTATGGATGTGGTAAAAAAGATTGAAACCAATCCCACCGGTGCCAAAAAAGGTATGCGTGACTGGCCTCTTGAAGACGTTATCATCCAAAGTGCTCAAATTGTGGAAGCTGAAAAAGAATAA
- a CDS encoding UDP-2,3-diacylglucosamine diphosphatase has product MRTIFVSDAHIKFNENQEDIQRRKRFLDFLHSLKGNTELLVLNGDIFDLWLAWKHVIIKEYFSLLSAISELSQNGTRIILTPGNHDFWYSGFLKNQLNIEVCKNSFIESIEGKKFFVDHGDRYTKNDFRYHLFRSVIRNKLVQKIFSLLHPDFALDIGIKLSRSSRSRRIPRHKREIMVNSLQQAAQKLLKSHDYDFVIFSHSHVPVIFSAEHGIYANTGDWVTHTSYLEFNKGILTLKEYK; this is encoded by the coding sequence ATGAGAACTATTTTTGTCTCTGATGCGCATATAAAATTTAACGAAAATCAGGAAGATATCCAAAGACGGAAAAGATTCCTTGATTTCCTCCATTCGCTCAAAGGTAATACAGAGCTATTAGTGCTAAATGGTGATATTTTTGATTTATGGCTTGCCTGGAAACATGTGATCATCAAAGAATATTTCTCATTGCTATCTGCTATATCTGAGCTTTCCCAAAACGGTACTCGTATTATTCTCACACCGGGGAATCATGATTTCTGGTATAGCGGTTTTCTCAAAAACCAGCTCAACATTGAAGTTTGCAAAAATAGCTTTATTGAAAGTATTGAAGGGAAGAAATTCTTTGTCGATCATGGTGATAGATATACCAAGAATGATTTCCGCTACCATCTTTTCCGCTCAGTTATCAGGAACAAACTTGTCCAAAAGATCTTCTCACTTCTTCACCCTGATTTTGCCCTTGATATCGGGATTAAGCTATCTCGCTCTAGTCGTAGTAGACGCATCCCTCGCCATAAAAGAGAGATTATGGTCAATTCACTCCAGCAGGCTGCCCAAAAACTGCTTAAATCACATGATTATGACTTTGTTATCTTTTCCCATTCTCATGTCCCGGTTATTTTCTCTGCTGAGCATGGCATCTATGCAAATACTGGTGACTGGGTTACTCATACCTCTTATCTCGAATTCAATAAGGGTATCTTAACCCTGAAAGAATATAAATAA
- a CDS encoding DUF4159 domain-containing protein, with protein MKNKDLITLIVAGMLVLISFPVIAQVNKDQIARLHFDGGGDWYNDPDMIPNIVEVLNRELHTDFATEEAVVTPGESKLFDFPFAIMTGHGNITFSENDAQNLRTWLLRGGTLYADDDYGMDESFRREIKKVFPEKELMELPPEHDIFHCYYDLNGTPKIHKHDDKRPQTFAIYNESGRIMVLYTYETNISDGWSNAHDDPENIRRKSFQMGVNIFYYILTKG; from the coding sequence ATGAAAAATAAAGATTTGATCACTTTGATCGTTGCTGGAATGCTGGTTTTGATCAGTTTTCCGGTAATTGCTCAGGTTAATAAAGACCAGATTGCCAGGCTGCACTTTGATGGCGGTGGTGACTGGTATAATGACCCAGATATGATCCCTAATATTGTTGAAGTACTAAATCGTGAACTTCACACTGATTTTGCTACGGAAGAGGCTGTTGTGACTCCTGGTGAATCAAAGCTTTTTGATTTCCCTTTTGCTATCATGACTGGTCATGGTAATATAACTTTTTCTGAAAATGATGCTCAAAATCTTCGCACCTGGCTGCTGCGCGGTGGAACGCTTTATGCCGATGATGATTATGGTATGGATGAATCTTTCAGACGAGAGATAAAAAAAGTTTTCCCGGAAAAAGAGCTGATGGAACTGCCTCCGGAGCACGATATTTTTCATTGCTACTATGATCTAAATGGCACTCCTAAAATTCACAAACATGATGATAAAAGACCCCAGACATTTGCTATTTATAATGAATCGGGTAGGATCATGGTGCTATACACTTATGAAACTAATATCTCTGATGGATGGTCAAATGCTCATGATGACCCGGAAAATATCCGTCGGAAGTCCTTTCAAATGGGTGTAAATATCTTCTACTATATCCTCACAAAAGGTTAA
- the kdsA gene encoding 3-deoxy-8-phosphooctulonate synthase: MFKELFERISATDQFFLIAGPCVIESEKMLLETAAELMQIAAERDLILIFKSSWKKANRTSVDSYTGPGLERGMQMLAKVKEEFGLPILTDIHECSEIEAVGEVADILQIPAFLSRQTDLLRAAGKSGRIVNIKKGQFMAPEDMKLAAEKVVSTGNEQIFLTERGSSFGYHNLVVDFRSFAVMHETGYPVIYDVTHSLQRPSEGKKSGGTPQYAEMMAKAAIATGMVKGLFIETHPDPAKALSDAGSMLPLKAMGRLLDECLNKCR, from the coding sequence ATGTTCAAGGAGTTATTTGAGCGAATAAGTGCTACAGACCAGTTTTTTTTGATAGCCGGACCTTGTGTGATCGAGAGTGAAAAAATGCTGCTGGAAACAGCAGCGGAACTTATGCAGATAGCAGCAGAAAGAGATTTGATCCTGATATTTAAATCTTCCTGGAAAAAAGCTAATAGAACTAGTGTGGATTCATATACAGGACCGGGACTGGAACGAGGGATGCAAATGCTGGCGAAAGTGAAAGAAGAATTCGGATTACCGATCTTGACAGATATACATGAGTGCAGTGAAATAGAAGCAGTGGGAGAAGTTGCAGATATTTTACAGATACCGGCATTTTTGAGTCGTCAAACAGATCTATTACGAGCAGCGGGAAAAAGTGGTAGAATAGTTAATATCAAGAAAGGTCAGTTTATGGCACCGGAAGATATGAAACTGGCAGCAGAGAAAGTTGTTTCAACAGGTAATGAGCAGATATTTTTGACTGAGCGTGGCAGCAGCTTTGGGTATCATAATTTAGTGGTGGATTTCAGGTCATTTGCCGTGATGCATGAGACCGGTTATCCAGTAATTTATGATGTGACGCATAGTTTGCAGCGTCCCAGCGAAGGTAAAAAGAGTGGCGGAACACCACAATATGCTGAGATGATGGCGAAAGCAGCGATCGCGACTGGCATGGTGAAGGGATTATTTATAGAGACGCATCCTGATCCGGCAAAGGCACTAAGTGATGCAGGATCAATGTTGCCTTTGAAGGCAATGGGCAGGCTGCTTGATGAATGCTTAAATAAATGCAGATAA
- the lptC gene encoding LPS export ABC transporter periplasmic protein LptC, with protein MYLKSSSIILKVLIISLLIFLLGGCEDDLKEEMKSGDKNIPDEQSDSVRVITMDGETISMEMHARHIDRYYKRKETFIDSLYLQNFNEDGSLKSTLTCNNAIINETRNEVTCIGDVVVISENGRLEAPRLVWNRDSDKVRAEEGVKLMRGDDTLWGERMLTDLELNDIEIIKVSAEGTVKSGTVEW; from the coding sequence ATGTACTTAAAAAGCTCATCAATAATCTTGAAAGTACTGATAATTAGTTTGCTGATATTTCTACTTGGAGGTTGTGAGGATGATCTCAAAGAAGAGATGAAATCAGGAGACAAGAACATACCTGATGAGCAAAGCGACAGCGTGAGAGTTATCACAATGGATGGCGAAACTATCAGCATGGAGATGCATGCCAGGCATATAGACAGATATTATAAGCGAAAAGAGACTTTCATTGATAGTTTATATCTACAGAATTTCAATGAAGATGGAAGCTTGAAATCTACTTTAACCTGTAATAATGCAATAATTAATGAAACCCGTAATGAAGTGACCTGTATTGGTGATGTGGTGGTTATTAGTGAAAATGGCAGGCTGGAAGCGCCTCGACTGGTGTGGAATAGAGATAGTGATAAAGTACGGGCAGAAGAAGGCGTTAAACTAATGCGGGGCGATGATACACTTTGGGGTGAGAGAATGCTAACAGATCTGGAATTGAATGATATCGAGATCATCAAAGTATCTGCAGAAGGTACTGTAAAAAGCGGAACAGTTGAATGGTAA
- a CDS encoding LptA/OstA family protein: MVNRNIPVILTVMIFCLMAGLRGEGKAELRPYRLIHADSLRANKVDGAYISELTGEVHFFYGDTEFFADKAFLYEREKIVRMTGNVKVYEDTLSLKAQRVSYFRLQEKLDLDEDVIFNETHQDSTWRTFNAERVEYLRESKNFEAWENVSVYDSRENVSGECGYMTYNVDKGFGYLKEEPELQMSKSDSILIKAERIEYYDDYKKIVAIFEVETEMPDYLLTSDFLIYYSEEEKATYRGQPKLFSEQFDAKASEVTLYFRENKLHQALMSDSCRVDYKVREFEAKENWVTSEEMEFIFENGVIKESRAYRSVDSYYVQQPDIIRRQKYLRNEASAEKLIMYMNEEGYIERIGLSKSIQGKYTFEGE, from the coding sequence ATGGTAAATAGGAATATTCCGGTAATATTGACGGTGATGATATTTTGCCTGATGGCAGGCTTGAGGGGAGAGGGAAAGGCAGAATTGCGACCTTACCGGCTTATCCATGCAGATAGTTTAAGGGCGAATAAAGTTGATGGAGCCTATATCAGCGAATTGACAGGTGAAGTACATTTTTTTTATGGCGACACAGAATTTTTTGCAGACAAGGCGTTTCTTTATGAGCGGGAAAAGATAGTGAGGATGACTGGGAATGTGAAAGTTTATGAAGATACATTGAGTCTTAAGGCGCAACGGGTGAGTTATTTCAGACTTCAGGAAAAGCTTGATTTGGATGAAGACGTGATATTTAATGAAACTCATCAGGACAGTACGTGGCGTACATTTAATGCTGAAAGAGTAGAATATTTACGGGAGAGCAAGAATTTTGAAGCCTGGGAAAATGTGTCAGTATATGATTCACGTGAAAATGTAAGCGGTGAATGTGGATATATGACATATAATGTAGATAAAGGATTTGGATATTTAAAGGAAGAACCTGAATTACAGATGTCCAAATCAGACAGTATATTGATCAAAGCAGAAAGAATCGAGTATTATGATGATTATAAAAAGATAGTAGCCATATTTGAAGTTGAAACTGAAATGCCAGATTATTTACTGACCAGTGATTTTTTGATCTATTATTCTGAGGAGGAAAAAGCGACCTATCGCGGTCAACCGAAACTTTTTTCAGAACAATTTGATGCTAAGGCATCGGAAGTTACTTTATATTTTAGAGAGAACAAACTTCATCAGGCTCTGATGAGTGATTCCTGCAGAGTAGATTATAAAGTGAGAGAATTTGAAGCAAAAGAAAATTGGGTAACGTCAGAAGAGATGGAGTTTATATTTGAAAATGGCGTGATCAAAGAAAGCAGAGCATATAGATCAGTAGATAGTTATTATGTACAGCAGCCAGATATCATCCGGAGGCAAAAGTACTTACGTAATGAGGCAAGTGCCGAAAAGCTGATAATGTATATGAATGAAGAAGGATATATAGAGCGAATAGGTTTGAGCAAAAGTATCCAGGGAAAATACACCTTTGAGGGAGAATAA
- the lptB gene encoding LPS export ABC transporter ATP-binding protein gives MNRIKTEDLVKIYGKRRVVNKVSISIDQGEVVGILGPNGAGKSTTFYMILGLIKANSGIVQFNDKDISRLPMYKRAQLGIGYLAQDPSIFHKLTVEQNIMAILETLPINKKERKERLERHLEELDLARLAKQKAFTLSGGERRKLEITRSLVTSPSFMLMDEPFAGVDPLAVADIQDIIRKLKDMNIGVFITDHNVLETLKITERAYIIYHGEILFSGTSQELVNDDQARKVYLGEKFINPFVQET, from the coding sequence ATGAACAGAATAAAAACAGAAGATTTAGTAAAGATATATGGAAAAAGAAGGGTTGTAAACAAGGTTAGCATATCCATTGACCAGGGTGAAGTTGTAGGAATTCTGGGACCCAATGGAGCAGGAAAATCAACTACTTTCTACATGATCCTTGGCTTGATAAAGGCTAATTCAGGAATTGTGCAGTTCAATGATAAGGATATCTCAAGATTACCTATGTATAAACGGGCACAATTAGGAATTGGTTATCTTGCTCAGGATCCATCGATATTTCATAAATTGACGGTTGAGCAGAATATAATGGCGATTCTGGAGACTTTACCAATTAATAAGAAGGAACGTAAAGAGCGACTGGAAAGGCATCTGGAAGAGCTTGATCTGGCGCGACTGGCTAAACAGAAAGCCTTTACTTTATCAGGCGGAGAACGGCGCAAACTTGAGATCACGCGATCACTGGTAACATCCCCTTCATTTATGCTGATGGACGAACCCTTTGCAGGAGTAGACCCTTTGGCAGTGGCAGATATTCAAGATATTATCCGAAAATTGAAAGATATGAATATTGGAGTTTTTATTACTGATCATAATGTATTGGAGACATTAAAAATAACTGAGAGGGCGTATATTATTTATCATGGTGAGATACTTTTTTCTGGGACATCTCAGGAATTAGTAAATGACGATCAGGCGAGAAAGGTGTATTTGGGAGAAAAATTTATCAATCCCTTTGTGCAAGAGACATGA